The Catellatospora citrea DNA segment GCTGCTGGCGGTGGCGGGCGTGCACGTGTGGTCGCCGAAGTACCGGGTGGCGGCGCTGGGCAACGTCACCACGCATCCGCGCGCTCGCGGTGAAGGGCTGGCCCGGGGTGCGGTGTCCGCGCTGTGCCGGCGGCTGCTGGACACCGTCGACCACGTGACCTTGAACGTCAAGGCCGACAACGCGGCCGCGTGTGCGCTGTACGACGGCCTCGGCTTCACCCAGGCGGCCGAGTACGGCGAGTTCACCTTCACCGCTCGTTGACGGACGACGCCCCGGCTCCTACGCTCGACGCCGTCCGGTGATGTTGGATTTCGTTGGAACAGGTGGAATTCCGTGGGCGGTTTGGAGCTGGTGGCGCTGCGCGCCGCCGGGGTGTCGCTGGTGCTCGACGTGGCCGGCCCCGGCGTGCCGCGGGTGCTGCACTGGGGCGCCGATCTCGGCGACGCCGTCCCGCTCGACCAGCTGGCCGCCGCGCAGGACGCGGGCGGCAACGCGCTGCCGCCCACCGCGCCCCTGCTGCCGACCCAGTACGACCGCTGGGCCGGTCGCCCCGGCCTGTCCGGCCACCGCGACGGCGGGCCCGGCCACCTGCGGCTCAGCCTGACCGAGCCGGTCACGGTCACCGTCGACCCGACCGGCGGGGGTACGGTGACCGCCACGTCCCACGACGAGGTCGCGGGCATCGCGGTGCGCACCGAGCTGGAGCTCACCCCGCAGGGACTGATCCGCCAGCGCCACGCCGTCACGAACACCGCGCCGGGTGTGTGGCACGTCGACAGCCTGCTCTGCCTGCTCCCGGTGCCCGCCCAGGCCGCCGAGGTGCTCGACTTCACCGGCCGCTGGTCCCGCGAGCGGGCGCCCCAGCGCAGCGCGTTCGGCGACCAGACCATCGCCCACGAGAGCCGCCGCGGCCGTACCGGCTTCGGTGCGCCGTCGCTGTTCAGCGCGGGCACCCCCGGCTTCGGCTTCCGCACCGGCGAGGTGTGGGGCGTGCACGTCGGCTGGTCCGGCGACCACCAGCACCTGGCCCAGCGCCTGCCCGACCGCGACGGCGTGCTCGGCGGCGGCGAGCTGCTGGCGCCCGGGGAGGTGCGGCTGGCCGAGGGCGACACCTACACCGGCCCGTGGGCGCACTTCGCCTACTCGGCGTCCGGGTTGGACGGGCTGTCCGCCGCCGTGCACGGCTGGCTGCGCGCCCGCCCGTCGCACCCGGCCTCGCCCCGGCCGCTGACCCTGAACACCTGGGAGGCGGTCTACTTCGACCACGACCTGGGCAAGCTGACCGCGCTCGCGCGCACCGCCGCCGAGCTGGGCGTGGAACGCTTCGTGCTGGACGACGGCTGGTTCCTGGGCCGCCGCGACGACAAGGCAGGCCTCGGCGACTGGCACGTCGACGCCGACGTGTGGCCCGACGGGCTGCACCCGCTGGTCGACGAGGTGAACCGGCTCGGCATGCAGTTCGGGCTGTGGGTCGAGCCGGAGATGGTCAACCCGCGCTCCCGGCTGGCCGAGCTGCACCCCGACTGGGTGCTGGCCGCGCCCGGCCGGCTGCCCGAGGAGCAGCGCTGGCAGCACGTGCTCGACGTGGCCCGCCCCGAGGTCTTCGACCACCTGCTGGAACGGCTCGACGCGCTGGTCACCGAGTACCGCCCGGCGTACCTGAAGTGGGACCACAACCGCGACCTGGTCGAGGCGGTGCACGACGGCGCGGCCGGGGTGCATGCGCAGACCGAGGCCGTGTACCGGCTGCTCGACGCCCTGCGCGCGCGGCACCCCGGCCTGGAGATCGAGTCGTGCTCGTCCGGCGGCAGCCGCGTAGACCTCGGCGTGCTGGCCCGCACCGACCGGGTGTGGGGTTCGGACAACAACGACCCGCTGGAGCGCCAGCACATCCAGCGCTGGACCGGCCTGCTGCTGCCGCCGGAGCTGGTCGGCAGCCACGTCGGCCCGCCCGTCTCGCACACCAACGGCCGCGCCACCTCGCTGGCGTTCCGCTGCGCCACCGCGCTGTTCGGCCACGCGGGCATCGAGTGGGACATCACCGGCTGCACCGACGACGAGCGGGCGGCGCTGCGCTCCTGGATCGGGGCGTACCGCCGGCTGCGCGGCCTGCTCCACACCGGGCGCACGGTGCGGGCCGACCATCCCGACCCGACGGCGTTCCTGCACGGCGTGGTCGCCACGGACGGCGGGCACGCGCTGTACGCGTACGCCCAGCTCGGTTCCAGCGCCCGCGACGGCGCCACCCGCCTGCGCCTGCCCGGCCTGGACCCCGCCGCCGCCTACCGGGTGTCCCTGCTGCCCGAACTCCCCGGCCCACACCTGCACGGCCGCCCCTGGCAGCCCGACCTGGTCCTCACCGGCGCGACCCTGGCCGGCCACGGCCTGCTCGCTCCCCCACTCCGCCCCGCCGAAGCCTTCATCCTGGAACTGCACCGCCACCCCTGACCACCGCCACCCCTCGGGTTGATCATGAACTTATGGCACGGTTCGGCGGCGTGTCATGTGCCCAACTTCATGATCACCTGGAGCTGACGGCAGGCTGGGGCGGGATCAGGGCTTGGAGCGGCGTTGCGCCTGGATGCCGACGCCGAGGGCGACGCCCATGGCGATGCCGACGCCGACGCCCATGGCGAGGTTGCCCAGTGCCAGGCCGAAGGCCGCGCCGAACGCCGTGCCGAGCGCGATGCCCAGCGCCAGGGCGCTGCCCGAGCCCTCGTCCGCTGCCTCGGCACCGTCCCCGCCCGGATCCTCGACGGGCCGGTCGGTGTCCTTGTCGTCCGTCACGATCGCCTCCCCACTGTCGGGCAACCCGATACCCGGTCCGGCTCGAACCATGCCAGACGCCGTCAACCCGCCGGTGGCGGGCTCACGGAGTGAGCGCCCGGCACGCCGCGCCATGCAGGGCATCGGCACGGCTCGGCCACTCCGGCACGCCGGAATCGGCCCGGCTCGGTCACTCCGGAAGGCCGGGGATCGTCAGCTGCCCGGGAATCTCCGGGACGGGTCCGCCGCCCCGGGCGTCGTCCGATTCGTCGGACGGGACGGGCGGTCCGTCGGGCGACACGGGCACGGGCGGCAGCGGTCCGGCCGCCGGGTCCGGGAACAGCCGGGCGAGTTGGGGCAGGCGGCGGACCGTCTCGGCGGGGTCGTCGAAGTTCCAGTGCTCGTCCTGCAGGGTCTGCAGCCGGGGCTTGGTCCGGTGCTCCTCGACGGCGCGGTAGATGTTGGCGCCGTGGCCGCGTACGCCCTCGAAGGCTTCGGAGGCGGCGTAGTTGAGCTCCTCCCACTCCGGCCACTCGTCGGCGCGCCAGTCGCCGCGCACGCGCCCGGCCAGGCTGCGGACCTGCGGCACGCGCGCCAGCGCGTCCGGGTCGTCGACCAGGCGCTCGAAGGTGTCCCGGCCCAGGCTCATCAGCCAGGTGCGGAAGTAGCAGAAGCCGTCGTCGGAGCAGCCGCCGAAGATCCGGTAGGCCGCGCCCCACATCAGCCAGGTCATGGCGCGGTCGGACGCGTCGTCCAGGTGCGCCTCGAACTCCAGGATCTCCTCGACCTCACGTGCCGCGAGCTGCGCCTGGATCCAGCCGGCACGGCGCGCCCGGCCCGGATCCTCCCGCACCGCACGCTCGATGAGCCCCCAGAACTCCCCCACATCCACGGCAGGCACTCTCCCACATCCGTCCGACGGTCCCGCCCCGGCACCGATGTCGATCACGGTGCCAGGGCGGCGACACGCCGTCGAACCTGGCCATAGGTTCATGATCAGCGGGAAAGTGGGGCCGGGCGGGCCGGGTGGCCCGCCCGGGTGGGTGGTCAGCCTGCGGGGAACAGGCTGCCGTAGTCGGCGAACGCCATGGCGATGTCCGACTGGGCCCAGAAGCGGTGGTAGGTGAAGGTGGGTGCCGGGCCGGTGCCGTTCATGTACGCCGCCACTGCCGGCCAGGCCGGGTCGGTGGCGTAGAACGGGCGGACGGACATGAAGGTCGAGCTGGAGTTGATCGGCACGCCGGTGCCCATCATGCCGCTGAAGCTCGACGGGACGTACATGCCGGTCTGCGTGGTGGAGTTCCACACGTCGTCGAACCGGTTGTAGTCCTCACGGACCTCGGGCACCACGATGCCCTTGGTGTCGTTCGCCTTCAGCAGGATCATCCGGTCCAGCAGGCCCTTCGCGGTCGCCTTGGCGGAGTTGCCCAGGGTCGAGCCGTTCTCCTTGGCCGCGTAGTAGGTCAGCGTACGGGCGTAGGCCGCCGCGACGCCGACGTCGTTGCTGGTCTTGGAGACCGTCACGTGCAGGTTGGGGTTGGCCGCCGGGGTGCCGCCGCCGCTGAAGTTGCCGGACGGCTGGCCGGACCAGGTCATGTCACCGGGGATGGTGAACGTCGAGCCCGAGCCGAGCGTGGTGTTGGCGACCGCCCAGGCGACCCACTTGTCGAGGATGGCCTTGGCCTTGGCGTTGCCGGTGACGTAGTAGTACTCCGCCACCCGGTGCAGCGACCACGCCTGGAAGCCGAACCACTGGTTGCTGGGCGGGTCGTGGTAGACCGGCTTGACGTCGTACGCCATGCCGTAGAACGTCGGCGTGCCGGACGGCGGGGCCGAGTAGTTGCCGTTCCAGCTGTTCGTCGCGCCACCGGCGATGGCGCCCTCGGCCGACTGCAGCCAGAGGTAGAAGTCCAGCTGCCGGGTGAGGCTGGTGTCCCAGTCCGTCGCCGCCGTGGGCGACTGCGGGCGCAGCGCCGACGGGCCCGACGAGCCGAGCACGTACGCCGCCAGCGGGTTCTGGTAGCCCTGGTGGTTGTGGCTGGAGCCGATGCGCCACGACCACGCCCCGCCGATGTCGCCGCCCCAGGCGTAGTACCAGGACAGCAGGTAGTTGGAGCTGCTCTTGCCACTGCCCGGCGTGCAGGAGGTGGAGGTGCAGCCCGGGGTCTTGAAGTACTTGTCGTACATCGCGTACCGCAGGTAGTCGCCCATCTTGGCGGCCTTGGCGATGGTCGCCGAGATCTGCGACTGGTTGCCCTGGGCCGTGGCCCACTGCAGCGCCCAGTACGCGGCCTCGACGGCACGCGCGTCGGCGTCCGGCGCGTTGGTGTAGCGCCACTGGTTGGTGCCCGACCCCTGGATGAACAGGGACGGGAAGTTCGCGAACCGGCCCGTGTCACAGGACGGGTGCGCAACCGTCTCCCAGGTGGACTCCTGCGGCCCGCGCTGGAACGTGTTGATGTAGGTGACGCGCTGCGTGCTGTCGCCGCACTCGGCGCCGGTACGGCCGGTGCCGTACTTGTACACGTCGTCGACGTCGAGCAGCCAGTGCATGCCGTAGATGTTGCGGTTGCCGTACGTGCTCTGCAGCTCGTTGGCCAGCGGGTCCTGACCGGCGACCACGCTGGTGCTCAGCGCCACCGGGTAGCCGTTGGGCTGCAACGACTCGGGTGCGTAGTCGGCCGGGTCGCTCGGGTTGTAGGTGCTCTGTCCCGGCTGGGCGGCCGCGGACGGGATGATGTACTGCTCGGTGATGTTCCAGGCGTTGTTGAACGGGGTCCAGTTGCCGGTGACCCGGCCGTACTGGGCCTCCATCCAGATCCAGAAGCTGAACGCCTCGGACGTCGTCTCGTGGCCGTGGTCGGGCGCCTCGACGAGCAGCGTCTCGATGGTGTGGTACGGGATGCCCTCGGGCGAGAAGTACCCGTTGGCCGGGTCCTTGAGCTTGTTGTACTGCGTGGTGAACTCGGTGATGTAGGCGTTGGCGGTGTTCTCGTCGTCGACCTCGGTCGCGGTGACGGTCACCGAGCTCAGCCCGCTGGACGCGACCGTGATCGGCCGGGTGCCGTTGGTGCTGTCGCTGTCCTGCGCCGCGGCCAGGGTCACGTTCTGCGTGGTGTTCCAGTTGCTGGTCGTGAACGTCAGGCTCGCGCCGGACGACACCGTGAGGTTGGTGTCACCGGAGCCGGCCGTGTTGGTGACCGTCACGTTGCCGGACGGCTGCGCGGCCAGCCGCACGGCGTACACGGCGGTGCTGCCCTCGGGCACGTTCACGCTGGTCGGCGTGACGACGAGGGACTGCGGGGTGACCGTGTCGTTGTCGGCCTCGGTCGCGGTCACCGTCACCGAGGTCAGGCCGCTGGAGGCGACCGTGATCGGCCGGGTGCCGTTGGCGGTGTCGGAGTCCTCGGCCGCGGCCAGGGTCACCGTCTGCGGGGTGCTCCAGTTGCTGGTGGTGAACGTCAGGCTCGCACCGGACGACACCGTGAGGTTGGTGTCACCGGAACCGGCCGTGTTGGTGACCGTCACGTTGCCGGACGGCTGCGCGGCCAGGCGCACCGTGTAGGTCCCGGTGGAGCCCTCGGGCACGCTGACCGCGGTCGACGAGACCACCAGCGACTGCGGCGTGACCGTGTCGTTGTCGGCTTCGGTGGCGTTGACGGTCACCGAGGTCAGGCCACTGGACGCGACGGTGAACGGCCTGGTGCCGTTGCTGGTGTCGGAGTCCTCCGCCGCCGCGAGGGTCACGATCTGGTTGGTGTTCCAGTTGCTCGTCGTGAAGGTCAGGCTCGCGCCCGAGGACACGGTGAGGTTGGTGTCACCGGAACCAGCGGTCGTGGCGACCGTGACGTTGCCGGACGGCTGTGCGGACAGGCGTACCGCGTAGGTCGCGGTGCCGCCCTCGGGCACGCTCACCGACGTCGGCGACACGACCAGGCTCACCGTCGGCGTGGTCCCGCCGCAGGAGACCCCGTTGATCGCGAAGTTCGACGGGTTCGTGTTCGTGCCGCTGTACGAGCCGTTGAACCCGATGCCGGTCGACGCGCCCGTGGCCAGGTTGCCGTTGTAGGACAGGTTCGTCGCGGTGACGTTCTGCCCGGACTGGCTGTAGTTGGCCGACCAGCCCTGGATGCCGCCCTGGTTGCCAGGCCAGGTCCAGGTCAGTGACCAGCTGGTCAGCGGGTCACCGGTGTTGGTGATGTTGATGTTGGCGCCGAAGCCGCTGCCGTTGTCCCAGGCTTTCGTATAGGTCACCTGGCAGGACACGGCGGCGTGGGCCGGGGACGCGATCGTCGCCCCCGTGACCACGACCATGGCGCCGACCGCGACCAGCGCGACGCGACGCCTCAACGTGCGGAAACTCATGAGCTCTCCTCGTGGAGCGGGTGCCGGCCGCTAGTCCCGGATCGGGGCCGTGGACGGGACGGAGACGCGGCGGCCGCGCAGCGGCCGACCAGGCGCCGTCCGGTCCCACCGGTTGCCCTCGGCCGCCCGTTCCGCGTGTGGCTCCACACGAGTAGATGCATCGTCGCATCGACCCTTGCTGATCACAAGGGTCGATCACGCAGCAGTTCTCAGCGCCCTCTCAACGTTCTCAGCGAACGCACAGCAGGTCGTGGGCACCGACGGCGGGCTCCGGCCCAGGGCGGACCCGCCGTCGACGCCGTCAGCCGCGCAGCACGTGGCCGCGCCGCTCCCCGGTGAACCGTCCCACGTCGACGACCACGTGACCCGCCAGCACGACGTGCTCGACGCCCGTCGGCCGCACGTCGGGCACCGCGTAGGTGCCGTCGTGGCCGATCGTCGCCGGGTCGAACACGACCAGGTCCGCGACCGCGCCCGCACCGATGTGTCCGCGCCCGGTGAGTCCGAACTGGTCGGCGATCGCCGAGGTCATCTTGCGGACCGCCTCGGGCAGCGTGAGCAGGCCGCGCTCGCGCACGTACTCGCCCAGCACCCGGGGGAAGCAGCCCCAGGTGCGCGGGTGCTGCAGGCCGACCGGCGGGCCGTTGTCGGAGCCGATGCCGATCAGCGGATCGACCATGATCGTCTCGACGTCCTCCTCGGCCATCAGGGTGACCACCATGCCCGCGCCCGGGTCGGCCACGAGCACCTCGCACAGCGTGTCGAAGGCGTCGCCGGCGCCCGCCAACTCGGCCAGGGTGCGCCCGGTGACCTCGGGCCGGGTCGTGTGCGTGGTGACCAGGACGTCGGCCGGGGTCACCCGGGCCCAGAAGCCGTGGGGCTGCGTCAGGTCCTCGGCCAGGGCGCGCAGCTCGGCGCGGGCGGCCGGGTCGGCGAGTCGGGCCCGCATCGCCTGCGTGCCGCCGACCTGCGCCGCGCCCGGCAGCAGCGCGTTGAGGAAGGTGCCGCCGGCGCGGTACGGGTACTGGTCGCCGCGCACGTCGACCCCCGCGAGGCGGGCCTCGTGCAGCTTCGCCAGCAGCAGCTTGGCGTTGCCGTGGTTGGCCTGCCCGGCGACCTTGCAGTGCGACACCTGCAGGCGCACCCGGGCCTGCGTCGCGATGGCGATCGCCTCGTCCAGGGCCTCGCCGAGCCGGTCGTCCTCATTGCGCATGTGGGTGGTGTAGGGGCGGTTCCAGCGGTGCGCGACCCGGGCCAGAGCGATCAGCTCGTCGGTGTCGCCGTAGCTGCCCGGCGGGTAGATCAGGCCGCTGGACAGGCCGACCGCACCGGCCGCGAACGCGTCGTCGGCCAGGCGGCACATCTGCTCCAGCGCGCCGGGGCGCAACCGCTCGTCCATGCCGTTGGCGTACGCCCGCAGCGTGTTGTGCCCGACCAGGGCGGCGATGTGGTTCGTCGGTCCGGCGGCCGCGATGTCGGCCAGGTAGCCCGCGAAGTCGCGGGGCACGACCGGCACGCCCCCGGCCAGCTCGGCGAAGAGCGGCCCGGTGGCCTCGATCGTGGCGGCGTCCAGGGGCGCGAACGAGAACCCGCAGTTGCCGACGATCTCCGTGGTGACGCCCTGGAACAGCTTGAACGGCTGCGGCTCGGGCAGCAGCGGCACCGGATCGGAGTGGCTGTGCGCGTCGATGAAACCGGGCGCGACCGCCAGGCCGGTCACGTCGATCTCCCGCCGGGCCGGGCCGAGGTCCGCGCCGACGGCGACCACGCGGTCGCCCGTGACCGCCACGTCGGCGGCGGCACCGGGGCCGCCGAGGCCGTCGTACACCGTGCCGCCGCGCAGCACCAGGTCGTGCATGGTGTCATTCCTCCACAGGGTGGGCCGACCGGCTCGCACAGGGTGCGCCGGTCGAGGGGGTGGATCCGCGCCGGGGAAGGTCAGGCGACGCGGGCGCGGGCCGCGGCGGTGAAGGCGATGAGTCCGGCCGCCACGATCGGCAGACCGATGGAGAACAGGGCCAGCGCGCCGAGCGCGCACAGCAGCACCCCGGACGCGAGCAGTGCGGGAGCCCGGAACCGCCGCGAGCGGATCGACCCGTGCAGCGTCAGCGCCGCCGCGACCAGCAGGCCGCCCACGAACCAGAGCACCGGCACGTCGCCCTGCCCGAGCACGAGCACGACGTAACCGGTGGCCGAGCCGAGACACAGCAGCGCGACGACGAGTGCCAGCCAGTCGACACCTGGTCGGGTCCGCGTTGCCACCCCGTCATTGTCGCCGACGGCGGCCCCACCGGCACGACCAACAGCCCGACCAGGGCAAACCGGCTTTCGGTGTCATCGGGCGAGCCACTGGGTCGCGGTGGTGACCTCGGCGAGGGCGTCGGGGTCGGGTTCGACCCCGATGCCCGGGCCGGTGGGCACCGCCAGGTGGCCCTCGGCCAGCACGAACGGGGCGGTGACGTCGCGGCGGAAGTAGCGGTCGGAAGCGGAGGTGTCGCCGGGCAGCACGCAGCCGGGCAGCGCGGCCAGGGCCACGTTCGCGGCGCGGCCGATGCCGGTCTCCAGCATGCCGCCGACCCAGACCGGCACCCCGTTGGCCGCGCACACGTCGTGCACCCGGCGGGCCTCCAGGTAGCCGCCGACCCGGCCGGGTTTGATGTTGACGACCGACGTCGCGCCGAGCGCGATCGCGTCGGCGGCGGCCCGCGCGCTGGTGATCGACTCGTCGAGGCAGATCGGCGTGCGCACCTGCCGGGCCAGCTCGGCATGGCCCCGGATGTCGTCCTCGGGTAGCGGCTGCTCCATCAGCAGCAGCTCGAACGGGTCCAGCTTGGCCAGGTGGCGAGCATCGGCCAGGGTGTACGCCGTGTTCGCGTCGACCTGGAGCAGGATGTCGCCGAAGCGCTCACGCACGGCGCGCACCGGCTCGACGTCCCAGCCGGGCTGGATCTTCAGCTTGATCCGCAGGTAGCCCTCGGCGAGGTAGCCCTCGACCGCTTCGAGCAGCTCCGGGATCGAGTCCATGATGCCGACCGAGACGCCCGCGGGCACCCGGTCGCGCACCGCGCCCAGGTGCGCCGCCAGCGGCGTGCCCGCGATCCGCAGCTTCGCGTCCAGCAGCGCCGTCTGCACCGCCGCCTTGGCCATCGGGTGGCCCTTGATCTTCGCGAACGGCACCTCGGCCAGGTACGGATCCGCGTCCGGCAGGCTCAGCACCGCCGGGACCAGGAAACGCCGGATCACCTCGGCGGCCCCGTCCACGTACTCGCTGGAGTACAGCGGCTCGGACATGGCCACGCACTCGCCCCAGCCCTCGGCCCCGTCCTCGGTGACCGCGCGCACCAGCAGCACGTCGCGGTCGTGCTCCACCCCGAACGAGGTCCGGAACGGACTGACCAGCGGCATCGCGATCCGACGCAGCTCGAACCCGGTCACCTTCACGACTTATCCTCCAACACGTACCATCCGTCACGGCTCATCCCGGTGATCCGGTAGCCGGCCTCCAGCGCCCCGCAGACCGCGTCCCGCACCGCGGGCCGCCACACCTTCGCCCCCACCGGGTTCTCCGCCCGCAGCCGCTCGATGTCGGCGGGCACCGCGACCAGCAGCACCCTGCCGTCCGCGGGCGACGCGGCCGCGGGCAGGACCGGCGCGTCGCGCTCGGTGCGGCCCAGCAGCTCGGCCGCCCCGGCGGCGCGCAGCGCGGGCAGGTCCACCTCGCGCACCTCACCCCGGGCGGCGGCCACCGCGACCGGGGACAGCAGCTCCCAGCGGATGTAGATGCGGTCGGTCGCCTCGCCGGTGTTGATGCCGTCGTTCATCTCGCCGTAGAAGTCCGGCAGGTAGTCCGCCGCCGTCGCGCCGAGCTTGTGCAGGTTCACGTACGCGTTGCGGCGCACCAGCGGGTCGAAGGTCCAGCACACCTCACCGATCCCCCGCGCCAGGGCCCAGGCCCGCTGGTGCTGCTTGAGGGCGAACCCGACGCCGCCGCTCTGCTTGGCGGGGTCCACGCCGGCGATGTGCGAGTGCAGGTGGCCGGTGCCGAAGAAGCCCACGGCCGCGCCGATCAGCTCGTCGCCGCGGTATGCCCCGACCACGTAGTTGCCGGAGTGCTCCAGCGCGCGCAGCATGCCGCCGTTGATGAGCTGGTCGGGCGAGTCGGCCCGCCAGACCCGGCACAGCAGGTCCGCCGCCCGGTTCTGCTCGGCCACGGTGGACAACTCGCGCATGCGTACGCCCAGCCGGTCGGCCGCGGCCCGCGCCAGCTCCTCGGCCTGCACCACCGTGTCCACGGTGATCTGCTGCGTCACGTCGCCCCACTCTCCCGCGCGGGCGTGCCCTGAGCGCGCCGCCGTCTCCACCGTAGGCACGATCATGCCGTCCCGCGATGGGCCTGCCCGGCGGAGGCGTCGGTACGAATGCAGCCCAGGATGTTCCCGCTCGTCATGCCCCGAGCGTATGGCCGGTTGAGTTCGCGCTCATGGTGGCAGCCGACGAAACGAACGGGCGCCCGTGGTGCACCCGGACATGGGCAGATCGGCCCCCTCGTCGATACCCCTGTATGTCAGGCCGACTCGCCGACAGCGGTCGGCGTCATCACGGGCACCGGCGTGTCAGGGGCATCATGTCGCTTGGCAGGTCGCCGGGACGGCCAGAGTCAGTGGCCATCGCGAACCGCCGTTTCGGCAGCACTGCGCGGCTATTCGGCACTAAAGTCTCCGGACTCGATATCGAATACTACAGATTTCCAGAATCCGCTCTCCTCACTAAAGACAGTTGGATCTAGGGCGCATCAAATCCTGCTCGAATCCGCTAGCAGCGCTCGCAGCTTCGTCCAGGTCGTTACTTGTCTCACAGAATGGGTACGAGGCATCGAACGCAGCAACCGACGCGACGAAATGGTATAGCGACTGGTTTATATGCCAGACATAGCCATTGAGCGAAAGCACGTCAGCAATCTCTCCACCAACATCGCAGATGAAGAGTCCCCTAGTCGGGCCAATATCTCCGAGCCGCAGCCATGATCGCCCGTCAGCCGACTGCACCCAGCCGTCTGCATCCGCAGGACACGCACGGAAGAGAAGGTGATCGTCGGGCAACCCATCGCACGACAGCATTTCCGCAGCCCAACGATCGTCAAGCCGCCTCAATGCCGACTTTTCGCATTTCACAATGATTCCTTTATGATTGGCGACGATCTACATACGTGCGAGTTCAAACAAAATCTTCATTGCGTCCTTCCGCTCCTTTTGCGCGGAGCCACCCGCAGCAGAGACAGTCCAATCCCATGTCCATGAACGATTGATTCCATCAGTCGCCGCCCAGCAGTTCTTCCTACCACTACAAGGCTGAAACTCGGAGTACATATCAATGACATTCTCCTTGCCGTACAGGTTGACCAAGTGCTCTTCCGCATGGCCGACACTATCTGAATGCGCCACTGCCGTGCGAATCTTGTTACCATCGCGATAAGTGATCGCGACATAAGGATTACCACTGTTATTGTCGGCG contains these protein-coding regions:
- a CDS encoding alpha-galactosidase, with the protein product MGGLELVALRAAGVSLVLDVAGPGVPRVLHWGADLGDAVPLDQLAAAQDAGGNALPPTAPLLPTQYDRWAGRPGLSGHRDGGPGHLRLSLTEPVTVTVDPTGGGTVTATSHDEVAGIAVRTELELTPQGLIRQRHAVTNTAPGVWHVDSLLCLLPVPAQAAEVLDFTGRWSRERAPQRSAFGDQTIAHESRRGRTGFGAPSLFSAGTPGFGFRTGEVWGVHVGWSGDHQHLAQRLPDRDGVLGGGELLAPGEVRLAEGDTYTGPWAHFAYSASGLDGLSAAVHGWLRARPSHPASPRPLTLNTWEAVYFDHDLGKLTALARTAAELGVERFVLDDGWFLGRRDDKAGLGDWHVDADVWPDGLHPLVDEVNRLGMQFGLWVEPEMVNPRSRLAELHPDWVLAAPGRLPEEQRWQHVLDVARPEVFDHLLERLDALVTEYRPAYLKWDHNRDLVEAVHDGAAGVHAQTEAVYRLLDALRARHPGLEIESCSSGGSRVDLGVLARTDRVWGSDNNDPLERQHIQRWTGLLLPPELVGSHVGPPVSHTNGRATSLAFRCATALFGHAGIEWDITGCTDDERAALRSWIGAYRRLRGLLHTGRTVRADHPDPTAFLHGVVATDGGHALYAYAQLGSSARDGATRLRLPGLDPAAAYRVSLLPELPGPHLHGRPWQPDLVLTGATLAGHGLLAPPLRPAEAFILELHRHP
- a CDS encoding DUF4240 domain-containing protein → MPAVDVGEFWGLIERAVREDPGRARRAGWIQAQLAAREVEEILEFEAHLDDASDRAMTWLMWGAAYRIFGGCSDDGFCYFRTWLMSLGRDTFERLVDDPDALARVPQVRSLAGRVRGDWRADEWPEWEELNYAASEAFEGVRGHGANIYRAVEEHRTKPRLQTLQDEHWNFDDPAETVRRLPQLARLFPDPAAGPLPPVPVSPDGPPVPSDESDDARGGGPVPEIPGQLTIPGLPE
- a CDS encoding glycoside hydrolase family 48 protein, whose product is MSFRTLRRRVALVAVGAMVVVTGATIASPAHAAVSCQVTYTKAWDNGSGFGANINITNTGDPLTSWSLTWTWPGNQGGIQGWSANYSQSGQNVTATNLSYNGNLATGASTGIGFNGSYSGTNTNPSNFAINGVSCGGTTPTVSLVVSPTSVSVPEGGTATYAVRLSAQPSGNVTVATTAGSGDTNLTVSSGASLTFTTSNWNTNQIVTLAAAEDSDTSNGTRPFTVASSGLTSVTVNATEADNDTVTPQSLVVSSTAVSVPEGSTGTYTVRLAAQPSGNVTVTNTAGSGDTNLTVSSGASLTFTTSNWSTPQTVTLAAAEDSDTANGTRPITVASSGLTSVTVTATEADNDTVTPQSLVVTPTSVNVPEGSTAVYAVRLAAQPSGNVTVTNTAGSGDTNLTVSSGASLTFTTSNWNTTQNVTLAAAQDSDSTNGTRPITVASSGLSSVTVTATEVDDENTANAYITEFTTQYNKLKDPANGYFSPEGIPYHTIETLLVEAPDHGHETTSEAFSFWIWMEAQYGRVTGNWTPFNNAWNITEQYIIPSAAAQPGQSTYNPSDPADYAPESLQPNGYPVALSTSVVAGQDPLANELQSTYGNRNIYGMHWLLDVDDVYKYGTGRTGAECGDSTQRVTYINTFQRGPQESTWETVAHPSCDTGRFANFPSLFIQGSGTNQWRYTNAPDADARAVEAAYWALQWATAQGNQSQISATIAKAAKMGDYLRYAMYDKYFKTPGCTSTSCTPGSGKSSSNYLLSWYYAWGGDIGGAWSWRIGSSHNHQGYQNPLAAYVLGSSGPSALRPQSPTAATDWDTSLTRQLDFYLWLQSAEGAIAGGATNSWNGNYSAPPSGTPTFYGMAYDVKPVYHDPPSNQWFGFQAWSLHRVAEYYYVTGNAKAKAILDKWVAWAVANTTLGSGSTFTIPGDMTWSGQPSGNFSGGGTPAANPNLHVTVSKTSNDVGVAAAYARTLTYYAAKENGSTLGNSAKATAKGLLDRMILLKANDTKGIVVPEVREDYNRFDDVWNSTTQTGMYVPSSFSGMMGTGVPINSSSTFMSVRPFYATDPAWPAVAAYMNGTGPAPTFTYHRFWAQSDIAMAFADYGSLFPAG
- a CDS encoding N-acyl-D-amino-acid deacylase family protein, with product MHDLVLRGGTVYDGLGGPGAAADVAVTGDRVVAVGADLGPARREIDVTGLAVAPGFIDAHSHSDPVPLLPEPQPFKLFQGVTTEIVGNCGFSFAPLDAATIEATGPLFAELAGGVPVVPRDFAGYLADIAAAGPTNHIAALVGHNTLRAYANGMDERLRPGALEQMCRLADDAFAAGAVGLSSGLIYPPGSYGDTDELIALARVAHRWNRPYTTHMRNEDDRLGEALDEAIAIATQARVRLQVSHCKVAGQANHGNAKLLLAKLHEARLAGVDVRGDQYPYRAGGTFLNALLPGAAQVGGTQAMRARLADPAARAELRALAEDLTQPHGFWARVTPADVLVTTHTTRPEVTGRTLAELAGAGDAFDTLCEVLVADPGAGMVVTLMAEEDVETIMVDPLIGIGSDNGPPVGLQHPRTWGCFPRVLGEYVRERGLLTLPEAVRKMTSAIADQFGLTGRGHIGAGAVADLVVFDPATIGHDGTYAVPDVRPTGVEHVVLAGHVVVDVGRFTGERRGHVLRG
- the menC gene encoding o-succinylbenzoate synthase, whose translation is MKVTGFELRRIAMPLVSPFRTSFGVEHDRDVLLVRAVTEDGAEGWGECVAMSEPLYSSEYVDGAAEVIRRFLVPAVLSLPDADPYLAEVPFAKIKGHPMAKAAVQTALLDAKLRIAGTPLAAHLGAVRDRVPAGVSVGIMDSIPELLEAVEGYLAEGYLRIKLKIQPGWDVEPVRAVRERFGDILLQVDANTAYTLADARHLAKLDPFELLLMEQPLPEDDIRGHAELARQVRTPICLDESITSARAAADAIALGATSVVNIKPGRVGGYLEARRVHDVCAANGVPVWVGGMLETGIGRAANVALAALPGCVLPGDTSASDRYFRRDVTAPFVLAEGHLAVPTGPGIGVEPDPDALAEVTTATQWLAR